One region of Ahniella affigens genomic DNA includes:
- the lexA gene encoding transcriptional repressor LexA, with protein sequence MNTRLTARQEAILEFIRDRIQQGLPPTRGDIAEAFGFASRSAAEQHLRALAEKGAISLNEGRARGIQLVDVRPSLRRPGPELPLVGKVAAGQPILAQEHIETHLAVDPDCFRPRADYLLRVQGDSMIDAGIFDGDCLAVHRQPEAALGSIVVARIDDEVTVKRLQQVQGQWVLRAENPRYQPIQLRDKAWHIEGLVVGVLRRLDKP encoded by the coding sequence ATGAATACCCGTCTGACTGCCCGCCAAGAAGCCATCCTGGAATTCATCCGGGACCGTATCCAGCAAGGCCTGCCGCCAACACGCGGCGACATTGCCGAGGCCTTTGGCTTTGCCTCGCGCTCGGCTGCCGAGCAGCATTTGCGCGCGTTGGCCGAGAAGGGCGCCATCAGTCTGAATGAAGGCCGGGCGCGCGGCATTCAGCTGGTCGACGTGCGGCCGTCCTTGCGGCGTCCAGGTCCAGAACTGCCGCTCGTTGGCAAAGTCGCTGCCGGTCAGCCCATCCTGGCGCAGGAACACATCGAAACCCATCTGGCGGTCGATCCGGACTGCTTCCGGCCACGTGCCGACTACCTGCTGCGGGTGCAGGGCGACAGCATGATCGACGCCGGCATTTTCGATGGCGATTGCCTCGCGGTGCACCGTCAGCCGGAGGCCGCGCTCGGCAGCATCGTGGTGGCCCGTATCGACGACGAGGTCACGGTCAAGCGGCTGCAGCAAGTACAGGGACAATGGGTGCTGCGTGCCGAGAATCCGCGGTATCAGCCCATTCAATTGCGTGACAAGGCTTGGCACATCGAAGGCTTGGTGGTGGGCGTCTTAAGACGCCTGGACAAACCCTGA
- the imuA gene encoding translesion DNA synthesis-associated protein ImuA has protein sequence MAATTPIHQLLGSPLLWRGRQPDASSPAGIPSRHARLDALLPGGGWPPGSLIELIANQFGIGELALLLPGLAELTQNANVATSKRLGARRQIVLIDPPYLPYAPGLMQAGLKLDQLWWISTERSQDAAWSCEQSLRSGSCAAVLYWPVQALPDKTLRRLQLAAEQGQSLGFLFRDESAWQQTSPAAVRLQLRRQAKALQLELRKCRGISGRAQLQLDQPG, from the coding sequence ATGGCCGCCACCACTCCCATTCATCAGCTTCTGGGCAGCCCGCTGCTCTGGCGCGGGCGCCAACCCGATGCCAGTAGCCCGGCCGGCATCCCAAGTCGGCATGCCCGTCTGGATGCCCTGCTCCCGGGCGGCGGCTGGCCGCCTGGCAGTCTGATTGAATTGATCGCCAATCAATTTGGTATTGGCGAGTTGGCCTTGCTGTTGCCTGGCCTGGCCGAACTCACCCAGAACGCGAACGTCGCCACGAGCAAACGCCTGGGCGCCCGTCGGCAGATTGTGCTCATCGACCCGCCTTATCTACCCTATGCCCCGGGCTTGATGCAGGCCGGGTTGAAGCTCGACCAGCTCTGGTGGATCAGCACCGAGCGATCACAAGATGCGGCCTGGAGCTGCGAGCAGAGCCTGCGTTCGGGCAGTTGCGCGGCCGTGCTGTACTGGCCAGTCCAGGCGTTGCCAGACAAAACCCTGCGGCGCCTGCAACTGGCCGCCGAACAAGGACAAAGCCTCGGCTTTTTGTTCCGCGATGAAAGCGCCTGGCAGCAAACGTCTCCCGCTGCTGTCCGACTGCAATTGCGCCGACAGGCCAAGGCCCTGCAACTGGAGCTCAGAAAGTGCCGAGGCATCAGTGGTCGCGCCCAGTTGCAGTTGGATCAACCGGGGTAA
- a CDS encoding Y-family DNA polymerase: protein MLWLAVHLPRLSIDLVSRALPEPASQPLVISEGPVQRRRVQAVNEPARALGIQIGMGLSAAQALCADLLIQARQPDAEQQALQHLAACLYRVSAEVCLSGNPSTGNHGVLLEAWASRRLFGGGQQILEQVRSILGELGFLAQIGLAPTPAGAELAARMGDGVHALSRHALLRLLEQAPLGLSDLSPDAQQLLSGSGSRYLGAVLKLPRDALARRITAADLNYLDRLSGQCADRRPLYQPPARFEQRLELPALLSSTEQMRFPIRRLLGDLAAFLLGRDAGVQRFHLRFAHEDAPASQLQVGLLQVERDRLVLFELVEERLQRFELPAAVHEISLHAHELQAFAADQSDLLSDTRNVQDSPERLLERLRARLGEQAIQALEPQADYRPEHAQRLRPASTNTRADAALPAALGKRPSWLLATPQPIAPEALHLLSGPERIESGWWDGFDCRRDYYIAEDPHLRQVWVFKTPGPSGGWFIHGVFG from the coding sequence ATGCTCTGGCTCGCTGTCCATCTGCCCCGTCTGTCCATCGATCTGGTCAGCCGCGCGTTGCCGGAACCGGCAAGTCAGCCGCTGGTGATCAGCGAAGGCCCGGTACAGCGCCGACGCGTGCAGGCCGTCAACGAACCGGCACGGGCACTTGGCATTCAGATCGGCATGGGGCTTAGCGCGGCGCAGGCCTTGTGTGCCGACTTGCTGATCCAAGCCCGTCAGCCGGATGCCGAACAGCAGGCGTTGCAGCATCTGGCCGCTTGTCTGTACCGGGTCAGCGCCGAGGTTTGCCTGAGTGGTAACCCGAGCACCGGCAATCACGGCGTGCTGCTCGAGGCCTGGGCGAGTCGACGACTGTTTGGCGGCGGTCAGCAGATCCTGGAGCAGGTCCGGAGCATTCTTGGTGAACTTGGTTTTCTTGCCCAAATCGGGCTCGCACCCACACCTGCCGGGGCGGAACTCGCCGCCCGCATGGGCGATGGGGTGCACGCGCTGTCCCGACATGCGCTGCTGCGCCTTCTGGAGCAGGCGCCACTCGGGCTGAGTGACCTGAGTCCGGACGCCCAGCAACTGCTGAGCGGCAGTGGCAGCCGCTATCTCGGCGCGGTGCTCAAACTGCCTCGGGACGCCCTGGCGCGGCGCATTACCGCAGCCGATCTGAACTACCTCGACCGCCTCAGTGGTCAGTGTGCCGACCGCCGACCGCTCTATCAGCCCCCTGCCCGTTTCGAACAACGCCTGGAGCTGCCGGCGCTGTTGTCCAGCACCGAGCAGATGCGCTTTCCGATCCGCCGCCTGCTTGGCGATCTGGCCGCGTTTCTGCTTGGTCGCGATGCCGGCGTGCAGCGCTTCCATCTGCGCTTTGCGCATGAGGACGCACCAGCCAGCCAGTTACAGGTCGGTCTGCTGCAAGTGGAACGCGATCGCCTGGTGCTGTTTGAACTGGTGGAGGAGCGGCTGCAGCGCTTCGAGCTGCCCGCCGCTGTGCATGAGATCAGCCTGCATGCCCACGAACTGCAGGCGTTTGCGGCCGATCAGAGCGACCTGCTGAGCGATACCCGCAATGTTCAGGACAGCCCCGAGCGTCTGCTCGAACGTCTGCGCGCCCGCCTCGGCGAGCAAGCTATCCAAGCCCTGGAGCCGCAGGCGGACTATCGCCCCGAACACGCCCAGCGCCTGCGCCCAGCCAGCACCAACACCCGTGCTGATGCCGCCCTGCCCGCCGCGCTCGGCAAACGCCCCAGCTGGTTGCTGGCAACCCCACAGCCGATTGCGCCCGAGGCCCTGCATCTGCTCAGCGGCCCGGAACGGATCGAAAGCGGCTGGTGGGACGGCTTCGACTGCCGCCGCGACTACTACATTGCCGAAGACCCCCATCTGCGCCAGGTCTGGGTGTTCAAAACCCCCGGCCCGAGTGGCGGCTGGTTCATCCATGGCGTATTCGGCTAG
- the glmM gene encoding phosphoglucosamine mutase → MSKKYFGTDGIRGRVGTEPMTPDFAMRLGYAAGQVLCQGPNKTVLIGKDTRRSGYMIEAAMQAGLIAAGAEARLLGPIPTPGVAYLTRASGAAAGVVISASHNPHYDNGVKFFSAYGEKLIDATEHAIEAALDAPFRTAEPEQLGRASRQSDAGDLYLQFVRSVVPSSFSLQGRRIVLDCAHGATYKLAPQLFQSLGAEVHCIGNAPDGFNINAGVGSTHPEALQAAVRTHQAELGIAFDGDGDRVLMVDHAGVLLDGDDLLHILAVTWQATQRLRGPVVGTLMTNIGLERALASHHIGFERAKVGDRYVHQRLLEQGGVLGGEASGHILCLDQSGTGDAMIAALLVLEAIAQSGRSAGDWRQSWQRFPQTTINVRVKNATMVLNLPVVQHAKAAAEAALHDKGRLVLRASGTEPLIRVTVEAESESLVEAVAKALAEAVSSAA, encoded by the coding sequence ATGAGCAAGAAATACTTTGGAACTGACGGCATTCGCGGCCGGGTTGGCACCGAACCCATGACCCCCGACTTTGCCATGCGTCTTGGCTATGCCGCCGGGCAAGTGTTGTGTCAGGGCCCCAACAAGACCGTGCTGATCGGCAAGGACACCCGTCGCTCCGGCTACATGATCGAAGCGGCCATGCAAGCGGGCCTGATTGCGGCGGGCGCCGAAGCACGACTGCTCGGGCCGATTCCCACTCCGGGCGTCGCGTACCTGACCCGCGCCAGCGGCGCAGCAGCCGGCGTGGTGATCTCGGCGTCGCACAACCCGCATTACGACAATGGCGTCAAGTTCTTCTCGGCTTACGGCGAAAAGCTGATCGACGCCACCGAGCACGCAATTGAAGCGGCGCTCGACGCGCCGTTCCGTACCGCCGAGCCGGAGCAACTCGGTCGTGCCAGCCGCCAAAGCGATGCCGGGGATCTCTATCTGCAATTCGTCCGCAGCGTCGTGCCGAGCAGCTTCAGCCTGCAAGGTCGCCGGATCGTGCTCGACTGCGCGCATGGCGCCACGTACAAGCTCGCGCCGCAGTTGTTCCAGAGCCTCGGTGCCGAGGTGCACTGCATTGGCAACGCCCCCGATGGCTTCAACATCAACGCGGGCGTCGGCTCCACGCACCCGGAAGCCCTGCAGGCTGCTGTGCGCACCCATCAGGCTGAGCTCGGCATTGCGTTTGATGGCGATGGCGATCGGGTCCTGATGGTCGATCACGCCGGCGTACTGCTCGATGGCGACGATCTGCTCCATATTCTTGCCGTGACCTGGCAAGCGACTCAGCGCCTGCGCGGTCCGGTGGTTGGCACGCTGATGACCAACATCGGTCTGGAACGCGCGCTGGCCAGCCACCACATTGGCTTTGAACGCGCCAAAGTCGGCGACCGCTACGTGCATCAGCGCCTGCTCGAACAAGGCGGCGTACTGGGTGGCGAGGCATCGGGACACATTCTCTGTCTGGATCAGAGCGGCACGGGGGACGCCATGATTGCGGCGCTGCTGGTGCTCGAAGCAATCGCGCAGAGTGGCCGCAGTGCCGGCGACTGGCGTCAGAGTTGGCAGCGCTTCCCGCAGACCACGATCAACGTTCGCGTCAAGAACGCCACGATGGTGCTGAATCTGCCGGTCGTCCAACATGCCAAGGCCGCGGCCGAAGCGGCGTTGCACGACAAAGGCCGGCTCGTGCTCCGCGCATCCGGCACCGAACCGCTGATTCGGGTGACGGTCGAGGCCGAATCCGAATCCCTGGTTGAGGCAGTCGCAAAGGCGCTGGCCGAAGCCGTATCATCGGCGGCTTGA
- a CDS encoding isopenicillin N synthase family dioxygenase, protein MAAHVPTLDIRRYDTDRDAFVADIGAAYREYGFCGISGHGISKDLIDNAYRVFKEFFALPEAVKMKYHLPGSGGARGYTGFMIETAKDSKYPDLKEFWHFGREIDRSSKYADVMPANLWPTEVPGFREYGYGLYEALDQLGVRVLRALALHIDLPEHYFDDKINFGNSILRPIHYPPITQPDVPNVRAGAHEDINFITLLVGASAAGLEILGKDGNWLPITTEGDTIVVNIGDMLQRLTNHVYPSTTHRVVNPPGDDARKPRYSVPFFLHPNPDFMIDVLSNCTSADNPSKYPTAISSHDYLLERLREIKLIK, encoded by the coding sequence ATGGCCGCCCACGTCCCTACGCTCGATATCCGCCGCTACGACACGGATCGCGATGCCTTTGTCGCCGATATCGGCGCTGCCTACCGCGAGTACGGCTTTTGCGGCATCAGCGGCCACGGCATCTCGAAAGATCTGATCGACAACGCGTATCGCGTGTTCAAGGAATTCTTCGCGTTGCCCGAAGCCGTCAAGATGAAGTACCACCTGCCGGGCAGCGGTGGCGCCCGCGGTTATACGGGTTTCATGATCGAAACGGCAAAGGACTCGAAGTACCCGGATCTGAAAGAATTCTGGCACTTCGGGCGCGAGATTGACCGCAGCTCCAAGTACGCAGACGTGATGCCGGCCAACTTGTGGCCGACCGAAGTCCCGGGCTTTCGTGAATACGGCTATGGCCTATACGAAGCATTGGATCAACTCGGTGTGCGCGTGCTTCGCGCGCTCGCCTTGCACATCGACCTGCCCGAGCATTACTTCGACGACAAGATCAATTTCGGCAACTCGATTCTCCGCCCGATCCACTATCCACCCATCACGCAGCCGGATGTCCCGAACGTTCGCGCGGGCGCGCATGAGGACATCAACTTCATCACGCTGCTCGTTGGCGCGAGCGCGGCCGGCCTTGAGATTCTGGGCAAGGACGGCAATTGGCTGCCGATCACGACCGAGGGCGATACGATCGTCGTCAACATTGGCGACATGCTGCAGCGCCTGACGAACCACGTGTATCCGTCCACGACGCACCGCGTCGTCAACCCGCCGGGCGACGATGCCCGCAAACCGCGTTACTCAGTGCCGTTCTTCCTGCATCCGAATCCGGATTTCATGATCGACGTGCTCTCCAACTGCACCAGTGCCGACAACCCGAGCAAGTATCCAACTGCGATCAGCTCGCACGACTATCTGTTAGAGCGCCTTCGCGAGATCAAGTTGATCAAGTAA
- a CDS encoding RnfABCDGE type electron transport complex subunit B, producing MPNLAYQIDAILPQTQCTKCGYQGCRPYAEAIASGEADINQCPPGGAAGIAALAALLDRAALPLNPRNGVEQDVRVAVIREAECIGCTKCIQACPVDAIVGANKLMHTVLLEDCTGCDLCIPPCPVDCIDMVPLAALGLSERRGRDDLLRRSAHYRVAFEQRNERLERRRLEQLSRLNQLSANLRAET from the coding sequence ATGCCGAACCTCGCGTACCAGATCGATGCAATCCTGCCGCAGACGCAGTGCACGAAATGCGGCTACCAGGGTTGCCGGCCGTATGCCGAGGCCATAGCCAGCGGCGAGGCCGACATCAATCAGTGTCCGCCAGGGGGTGCCGCTGGTATCGCAGCGTTGGCTGCATTGCTGGATCGTGCCGCGCTGCCTTTGAACCCACGCAATGGTGTGGAGCAGGACGTTCGGGTCGCGGTAATTCGGGAAGCCGAGTGCATCGGGTGCACGAAGTGCATTCAGGCGTGCCCAGTGGACGCCATCGTTGGCGCCAACAAACTGATGCACACGGTGCTGCTGGAGGATTGCACCGGCTGCGATCTGTGCATCCCGCCTTGCCCGGTGGATTGCATTGACATGGTGCCCTTGGCGGCGCTCGGGCTGTCCGAGCGGCGGGGGCGCGACGATCTGCTGCGCCGTTCGGCGCACTATCGGGTAGCGTTCGAACAGCGCAATGAACGCCTCGAACGGCGGCGTCTGGAGCAGTTGTCGCGGCTCAATCAGCTGAGTGCCAATCTACGCGCCGAGACCTGA